The Tautonia rosea genome includes a region encoding these proteins:
- a CDS encoding RtcB family protein: MPGAYTGPLEKVGPCQWKIPRSYRDDMRVDGLIFADDRLIEQIRKDQGPEQVANVATLPGIQRASLAMPDIHWGYGFAIGGVAATDPNEGGVISPGGVGYDINCGVRLLRSNLTWDDAKPHIRKLVDQLYRDIPTGVGQSGPYQFRHDELAELMETGSAYVVGRGWGTKRDLEFTEAHGQLDGAQPDRVSPRAFARGADQCGTLGSGNHFLEVQVVDRILDPEAAEVMGLHEGMITVLIHSGSRGLGYQVCDDHLALFRDAPQKYGFTLPDRQLACAPVQSPEGEAYLGAMRAAANYAWCNRQLLTHQARLVFGRIFGKPWEDLGLDLIYDVAHNIAKFEHHEIGDHQRKTVCVHRKGATRAFPPGHPEIPEPYQGIGQPVIIPGSMGTASWVLVGQPGSMEQSFGSSCHGAGRMMSRTAAIKLAAGRRIDKELDDLGIIARARGHKGLAEEQPAAYKDVDQVVDVVDQAGISKKVARLRPVGVIKG; encoded by the coding sequence ATGCCCGGCGCCTACACCGGCCCGCTCGAAAAGGTTGGGCCTTGCCAGTGGAAAATTCCCAGGAGCTACCGAGACGACATGCGGGTCGACGGCCTGATCTTCGCCGACGACCGGCTGATCGAGCAGATTCGCAAGGACCAGGGGCCGGAGCAGGTCGCCAACGTGGCCACCCTGCCCGGCATCCAGCGCGCCAGCCTGGCGATGCCGGATATCCACTGGGGATACGGCTTCGCCATCGGCGGTGTGGCCGCGACCGATCCGAACGAGGGTGGGGTGATCTCTCCCGGCGGAGTTGGCTACGACATCAATTGCGGAGTCCGTTTACTCCGGTCGAACCTGACCTGGGACGACGCGAAACCACACATTCGGAAACTTGTCGATCAGCTTTACCGGGACATCCCGACCGGCGTCGGGCAGTCGGGACCCTATCAGTTCCGCCACGACGAACTGGCGGAACTGATGGAAACGGGATCAGCCTATGTCGTCGGCCGAGGCTGGGGGACCAAGCGCGACCTGGAATTCACCGAGGCCCACGGTCAGCTCGACGGCGCCCAGCCCGACCGCGTGAGTCCGCGCGCTTTCGCCCGAGGGGCCGACCAGTGCGGCACGCTCGGCTCGGGAAATCACTTCCTCGAAGTGCAGGTCGTGGATCGCATTCTCGATCCAGAGGCTGCCGAGGTGATGGGCCTGCACGAAGGGATGATCACTGTCTTGATCCACTCCGGATCGCGAGGACTCGGGTACCAGGTCTGCGACGACCATCTGGCCCTGTTCCGCGATGCGCCGCAGAAGTATGGGTTCACCTTGCCCGACAGGCAGCTTGCCTGCGCTCCTGTGCAAAGCCCCGAGGGAGAGGCCTACCTGGGAGCGATGCGAGCCGCTGCCAATTACGCATGGTGTAATCGCCAACTCTTGACGCATCAGGCCCGCTTGGTGTTCGGGAGAATCTTCGGCAAGCCCTGGGAGGACCTCGGGCTCGATCTGATCTACGACGTGGCGCACAACATTGCCAAGTTCGAACATCACGAGATCGGTGATCATCAACGGAAGACGGTCTGCGTCCACCGCAAGGGGGCAACCCGAGCCTTTCCGCCGGGGCATCCGGAGATTCCAGAACCGTATCAGGGGATTGGCCAGCCGGTGATCATTCCCGGGAGCATGGGGACAGCAAGCTGGGTTCTGGTCGGGCAACCCGGGAGCATGGAGCAATCGTTCGGCTCAAGTTGCCACGGAGCCGGTCGCATGATGAGCCGAACTGCGGCCATCAAGCTCGCGGCCGGTCGTCGAATCGACAAGGAGCTGGACGACCTGGGCATCATCGCCCGAGCCCGAGGACATAAAGGGCTCGCAGAGGAACAACCGGCTGCCTACAAGGACGTCGACCAGGTGGTCGATGTGGTCGATCAGGCCGGGATCTCGAAGAAGGTTGCCCGGCTTCGGCCCGTCGGAGTGATCAAGGGATAA